Proteins encoded together in one Streptomyces umbrinus window:
- the cyc2 gene encoding germacradienol/geosmin synthase Cyc2 — MTQPFELPHFYMPYPARLNPHLDEARAHSSEWARGMGMLEGSGIWEQADLDAHDYGLLCAYTHPECDGPALSLITDWYVWVFFFDDHFLETFKRSQDRSGGKDYLDRLPLFMPLDLSTPVPEPRNPVEAGLADLWARTVPSMSLGWRKRFAESTEHLLNESMWELSNINEGRIANPVEYIEMRRKVGGAPWSAGLVEFATAEVPEPVAGSRPLRVLMETFSDAVHLRNDLFSYQREVEDEGELSNGVLVLETFFGCTTQQAADTVNDILTSRLHQFEHTALTEVPALALDKGLTPDEVRAIGAYAQGLQDWQSGGHEWHLRSSRYMNEGALATSPLSGLTGPGNSAADVGALLAAAGAERLRAYTHVPYQKVGPSQLPDFYMPFQVRLNADLDGARQRITPWAHSMGILEEGVWDEDKLAAYDLPLCSAGLDPDGTPEALDLSAQWLVWGTYGDDYYPMVFGHRRDVAAAKLCTERLSACMPLAGEEIPPPANAMERALADLWRRTTATMTLEARRTFRASVDVMTESWVWELSNQLQNRIPDPVDFLEMRRATFGSDLTKSLCRLGHGPAVPPEVYRSGPVRSLENAAIDYGMLINDVFSYQKEIEYEGEVHNLILVVQNFFGCDYPTGLGVVHDLMTQRMKQFQHVAANEFPLLYEDFQLSDEAREILEGYVVELQNWMAGILKWHYDCRRYGAADLARRAHGFVPGQLPGLPIAASRQRASIGAL, encoded by the coding sequence ATGACGCAGCCGTTCGAACTCCCGCACTTCTACATGCCGTACCCCGCGCGGCTGAACCCGCATCTCGACGAGGCGCGTGCCCATTCGAGTGAGTGGGCACGCGGTATGGGCATGCTGGAGGGCTCCGGTATCTGGGAGCAGGCCGACCTCGACGCGCACGACTACGGCCTGTTGTGCGCGTACACGCATCCGGAGTGCGACGGACCGGCCCTCTCGCTCATCACCGACTGGTACGTGTGGGTCTTCTTCTTCGACGACCACTTCCTGGAGACCTTCAAACGCAGCCAGGACCGCTCCGGCGGCAAGGACTACCTCGACCGGCTCCCGCTCTTCATGCCGCTCGACCTGTCGACCCCCGTGCCCGAGCCGCGGAATCCCGTCGAGGCCGGACTCGCGGACCTCTGGGCACGCACGGTCCCCTCAATGTCCCTGGGCTGGCGCAAGCGGTTCGCCGAGTCCACCGAGCATCTGCTCAACGAGTCGATGTGGGAGCTGTCCAACATCAACGAGGGGCGGATCGCCAACCCCGTCGAGTACATCGAGATGCGTCGCAAGGTCGGCGGCGCACCCTGGTCGGCGGGGCTCGTGGAGTTCGCGACGGCCGAGGTCCCCGAACCCGTCGCCGGATCACGGCCGTTGCGGGTACTCATGGAGACCTTCTCCGATGCAGTGCACCTGCGCAACGACCTCTTCTCCTACCAGCGGGAGGTCGAGGACGAGGGCGAGTTGAGCAACGGCGTGCTCGTCCTGGAGACCTTCTTCGGCTGCACCACCCAGCAGGCCGCCGACACGGTCAACGACATCCTCACCTCGCGGCTGCACCAGTTCGAGCACACCGCGCTCACCGAAGTGCCCGCGCTGGCCCTGGACAAGGGCCTCACACCGGACGAGGTCCGAGCGATCGGCGCGTACGCACAGGGGCTGCAGGACTGGCAGTCGGGCGGCCACGAGTGGCACCTGCGGTCGAGCCGCTACATGAACGAGGGGGCTCTCGCGACCTCACCGCTGAGCGGCCTCACGGGGCCCGGCAACTCCGCCGCCGACGTCGGGGCGCTGCTCGCCGCCGCCGGTGCCGAGCGGCTGCGCGCGTACACCCATGTGCCGTACCAGAAGGTGGGACCGTCCCAACTCCCCGATTTCTACATGCCGTTCCAGGTCCGGCTGAACGCCGATCTGGACGGGGCCCGGCAGCGCATCACGCCGTGGGCGCACAGCATGGGCATCCTGGAGGAGGGCGTCTGGGACGAGGACAAGCTCGCCGCCTACGACCTGCCGCTGTGCTCGGCGGGCCTCGATCCGGACGGTACGCCGGAGGCGCTGGACCTCAGCGCGCAGTGGCTCGTGTGGGGGACGTACGGCGACGACTACTACCCGATGGTGTTCGGGCACCGGCGTGACGTCGCCGCGGCGAAGCTGTGCACCGAGCGGCTGTCCGCCTGTATGCCCCTCGCGGGCGAGGAGATCCCGCCCCCGGCCAACGCGATGGAGCGGGCCCTCGCCGATCTGTGGCGGCGTACGACGGCCACGATGACCCTGGAGGCGCGCCGCACCTTCCGGGCCTCGGTGGACGTGATGACCGAGAGCTGGGTGTGGGAGCTGTCCAACCAGCTTCAGAACCGCATCCCCGACCCCGTCGACTTCCTGGAGATGCGTCGCGCCACCTTCGGCTCCGACCTCACCAAGAGCCTGTGCCGTCTGGGCCACGGCCCGGCGGTGCCTCCCGAGGTCTACCGCAGCGGCCCGGTCCGTTCACTGGAGAACGCCGCGATCGACTACGGGATGCTCATCAACGACGTCTTCTCGTACCAGAAGGAGATCGAGTACGAGGGAGAGGTGCACAACCTGATCCTCGTCGTGCAGAACTTCTTCGGCTGCGACTACCCGACGGGACTCGGCGTCGTCCATGACCTCATGACCCAGCGCATGAAGCAGTTCCAGCATGTCGCCGCCAACGAGTTCCCTCTGCTCTACGAGGACTTCCAGCTCTCCGACGAGGCCCGCGAGATCCTGGAGGGCTATGTGGTCGAGCTGCAGAACTGGATGGCCGGCATCCTGAAGTGGCACTACGACTGCCGCCGTTACGGGGCCGCCGACCTGGCCCGCCGCGCCCACGGCTTCGTACCGGGACAGCTCCCGGGCCTGCCGATCGCCGCCAGTCGGCAGAGGGCGTCGATCGGCGCTCTCTGA
- a CDS encoding DUF1707 and FHA domain-containing protein, which translates to MTSSSEFHTYPAPARLSDAERDRALRVLREGVALGRLSHDTFVLRMELAFAARTLDELAALTADLQTENRWSRMLFGAVEAVSGFTVRLRRAWQAERLPKLLLPRPDNRYPLRIGRDPASGLRLSHETVSRVHAELTRQGGMWVLRDLGSTNGTSVNGRRVIGAAVVQVGDQVSFGRMAFRLAAD; encoded by the coding sequence GTGACGTCGTCCTCCGAGTTCCACACCTATCCCGCTCCCGCGCGGTTGTCGGACGCCGAGCGCGACCGGGCGCTGAGGGTGCTGCGGGAGGGCGTCGCCCTCGGAAGGCTCTCGCACGACACGTTCGTACTGCGGATGGAACTCGCCTTCGCCGCCCGCACCTTGGACGAACTCGCCGCGCTCACCGCCGACCTGCAGACGGAGAACCGTTGGTCGCGGATGCTGTTCGGCGCGGTCGAGGCGGTCTCCGGCTTCACCGTGCGGCTGCGCAGGGCGTGGCAGGCCGAGCGGCTCCCCAAGCTGCTGCTGCCCCGGCCCGACAACCGGTACCCGCTGCGTATCGGCCGCGACCCGGCCAGTGGTCTGCGGCTCAGCCACGAGACGGTGTCCCGTGTGCACGCCGAGCTCACCCGCCAGGGCGGTATGTGGGTGCTGCGGGATCTGGGCTCGACCAATGGCACGTCCGTGAACGGGCGGCGGGTGATCGGGGCGGCCGTTGTCCAGGTCGGGGACCAGGTCAGTTTCGGGCGGATGGCGTTTCGGCTCGCCGCGGACTGA
- a CDS encoding transposase, with amino-acid sequence MCWPPVWMREAGKLPSNTWMALRRLGWTVKPGAKVNDRIVRMAQEQAGRTLRAAKWRADLTAGILKTWPADPKKRTADEWDAVREAVPGGQFLPSTVITSRTRQITAFRQKNDLMPADVFELEGEPRIARMLLLSACDGQQATIERADEPGRALLRLQLPTRPDPQSYADWTWVAGPIALPPTIPANAVLHLPTLRIRQGEVRADLAYTHPVPKAQRTGHTVALGVDWGLNTLLSAGATRLHDDGRIITLGSGGMFRSCGVLARQHRLRRQGESLHTKADQYDRLISGAERHALTDKRQVLTDEIRRVSTRRSNLNDALSWSAARWAVDQAIAAGATVIYVEDLRSMEAQGMGQGHNTRMSQAVRGQIVDRMRHLSAEAGIAVVTVVARNTSKHCPQCLVLLRHRPPTGRPCRAGNGPSAARAAGRATVTRVPGGASPHADSPTRRKPSWTAPAAPW; translated from the coding sequence ATGTGCTGGCCTCCGGTGTGGATGCGGGAGGCCGGGAAGCTGCCGTCGAACACATGGATGGCCCTGCGTCGCCTCGGCTGGACCGTGAAGCCTGGCGCCAAGGTCAATGACCGGATCGTCCGCATGGCGCAGGAGCAGGCCGGGCGTACCCTGCGTGCGGCGAAGTGGCGGGCCGACCTGACCGCCGGAATTCTCAAGACGTGGCCCGCAGACCCGAAAAAGCGCACCGCCGATGAGTGGGATGCCGTTCGTGAGGCGGTGCCGGGCGGACAGTTCCTGCCGTCCACCGTCATCACCTCACGCACCCGGCAGATCACCGCCTTCCGGCAGAAGAACGACCTGATGCCGGCCGACGTCTTCGAGCTGGAAGGGGAGCCTCGCATTGCCCGAATGCTTCTGCTGTCCGCCTGCGACGGGCAGCAGGCCACCATCGAACGCGCCGACGAGCCGGGCCGGGCGCTCTTGCGCTTGCAGCTGCCCACCCGCCCCGACCCGCAGTCGTACGCGGACTGGACATGGGTCGCCGGCCCGATCGCGCTGCCGCCGACGATCCCCGCGAACGCGGTCCTGCACCTGCCCACCCTCCGCATACGCCAGGGCGAAGTACGGGCGGATCTCGCCTACACCCACCCCGTCCCGAAGGCCCAGCGCACCGGCCACACAGTGGCTCTTGGCGTGGACTGGGGGCTGAACACCCTGCTCAGCGCGGGTGCCACCCGGCTCCACGACGACGGACGGATCATCACGCTCGGCAGTGGCGGCATGTTCCGCTCCTGCGGTGTCCTCGCCAGGCAGCACCGGCTGCGCCGTCAGGGCGAGTCCCTGCACACCAAGGCCGACCAGTACGACCGGCTCATCAGCGGTGCGGAACGCCATGCCCTCACGGACAAGCGCCAGGTTCTCACCGATGAGATCCGGCGCGTCTCGACCCGCCGCTCGAACCTGAACGACGCCCTGTCCTGGTCTGCCGCCCGCTGGGCCGTGGACCAGGCGATCGCCGCCGGGGCCACCGTCATTTACGTCGAGGACCTGCGGTCGATGGAAGCCCAGGGCATGGGCCAGGGCCACAACACCCGCATGTCACAGGCGGTGCGTGGGCAGATCGTGGACCGGATGCGGCATCTGTCCGCCGAGGCGGGCATCGCCGTGGTGACGGTTGTGGCCCGCAACACCTCGAAGCACTGCCCGCAGTGTCTGGTTCTGCTACGCCACCGCCCCCCGACCGGCCGACCGTGCCGGGCTGGAAATGGGCCGTCTGCCGCTCGTGCGGCTGGCAGGGCGACCGTGACCAGGGTGCCTGGCGGCGCATCGCCGCACGCGGACTCACCCACCAGGCGAAAACCGTCATGGACCGCACCAGCGGCGCCATGGTGA
- a CDS encoding M14 family zinc carboxypeptidase, whose amino-acid sequence MNRWLFTAEVKTLPPLLRYLSVDELGVRAAALVDRRPRDARLRQVGTSRAGLPLLLLSVGHGSRQALIVAGPHANEPVGGATALRLAERALADPRLCDGADVTWNLLLCLDPDGARRNEGWLSGPYTLGHYFRHFFRPGFLEQPEWLPDGAAAAALPETRALLALQDELRPFFQCSLHGVDVGGGFVELTRDLPGLAPRLAHIAGRLGIPLELGSYDTLYWPTLGPAVYRIPPPRRGDLAAAITEAAVESTWFHPHPYGTVTAVVEAPMWGVAAVGDASAPADADGALRAVSRTLRRDTALLEALLARIRPSLDTAPDADRLLAPVDDYLLVCPGLADSWDPDTGPDPDADGGARPLPPLDTARLTALRISGRRIALRTAGLLRQLVTAAGQDPSGATADLDRLIDAWCADYHDGHGARWIPVARQVEYHARVVLAAFDLARHRAPVPPAGASPLGTPPRRAEVPFE is encoded by the coding sequence GTGAACCGATGGCTCTTCACAGCGGAGGTCAAGACGCTGCCGCCACTCCTCCGCTATCTGTCCGTCGACGAGCTTGGCGTGCGGGCGGCCGCGCTCGTCGACCGCCGCCCGCGGGACGCCCGGCTGCGCCAAGTGGGCACGTCACGGGCCGGACTGCCCCTGTTGCTGCTGTCCGTCGGGCACGGCAGCCGGCAGGCCCTGATCGTCGCGGGACCCCACGCCAACGAGCCGGTCGGCGGCGCCACCGCGCTGAGGCTCGCCGAACGGGCCCTCGCCGACCCCCGGTTGTGCGACGGCGCCGACGTGACCTGGAACCTGCTGCTGTGCCTCGACCCCGACGGCGCCCGCCGCAACGAGGGCTGGCTGTCGGGCCCGTACACGCTCGGCCACTACTTCCGGCACTTCTTCCGACCCGGCTTTCTCGAACAGCCCGAGTGGCTGCCCGACGGCGCGGCGGCGGCCGCCCTGCCGGAGACCCGCGCCCTGCTCGCCCTCCAGGACGAACTGCGGCCCTTCTTCCAGTGCTCCCTGCACGGCGTCGACGTGGGCGGCGGCTTCGTCGAGCTGACCCGCGACCTGCCCGGACTCGCGCCGCGCCTCGCGCACATCGCGGGGCGCCTGGGCATCCCGCTGGAACTCGGGTCGTACGACACGCTGTACTGGCCCACCCTGGGGCCCGCGGTCTACCGGATCCCGCCGCCGCGGCGCGGTGACCTGGCCGCGGCCATCACGGAGGCGGCGGTCGAGTCCACCTGGTTCCACCCGCACCCGTACGGCACGGTGACCGCCGTCGTCGAGGCGCCCATGTGGGGCGTGGCGGCCGTGGGGGACGCCTCGGCGCCCGCGGACGCCGACGGGGCCCTGCGGGCCGTCAGCCGCACGCTGCGGCGCGACACGGCCCTTCTGGAGGCACTGCTGGCCCGTATCCGCCCTTCCCTGGACACGGCTCCGGACGCGGACCGTCTCCTCGCACCGGTCGACGACTATTTACTGGTCTGCCCCGGTCTCGCCGACTCCTGGGACCCCGACACCGGTCCGGACCCCGACGCGGACGGCGGCGCGCGCCCGCTGCCGCCGCTCGACACGGCCCGGCTGACCGCGCTGCGCATCTCCGGGCGGCGGATAGCGCTGCGCACGGCGGGGCTGCTGCGCCAGTTGGTGACCGCCGCCGGGCAGGACCCGTCCGGCGCGACGGCGGACCTCGACCGGCTCATCGACGCGTGGTGCGCGGACTACCACGACGGCCACGGGGCTCGCTGGATCCCGGTGGCGCGGCAGGTCGAGTACCACGCGCGCGTGGTGCTCGCCGCGTTCGACCTGGCGCGGCACCGGGCGCCCGTCCCGCCGGCCGGCGCGAGTCCGCTCGGTACGCCCCCGAGGAGGGCCGAAGTGCCGTTCGAGTGA
- a CDS encoding aminopeptidase P family protein, whose product MTGTPAPFTADDYQARMERAARAAADAGLAGVLVAPGPDLVWLTGYAPPAATERLTLLVLAAGQDPVLVVPTLEAPDAEKAAGAPALTLRDWTDGKDPYATTAPLLDASGRFGVSDNAWALHLLGLQKALPGTSYVSLTEGLPMLRAVKDAAELERLAAAGAAADATYEEILKVSFAGRRESEVAGDLADLLRRFGHSQVDFTVVGSGPNGANPHHEAGERVIENGDMVVLDFGGLKHGYGSDTSRTVHVGEPSAEERRVHDVVREAQEAAFRAVRPGIACQDVDRVARAHITEAGYGDRFIHRTGHGIGVTTHEPPYMIEGEEQPLVPGMCFSVEPGIYLPGRFGVRIEDIVTVTEDGGHRLNNTSREMAVVH is encoded by the coding sequence ATGACCGGCACGCCCGCGCCCTTCACCGCCGACGACTACCAGGCACGGATGGAGCGCGCCGCACGGGCCGCCGCCGACGCCGGGCTCGCCGGAGTACTGGTCGCGCCCGGCCCCGACCTCGTCTGGCTCACCGGCTACGCGCCGCCCGCGGCCACCGAGCGGCTCACCCTGCTGGTGCTCGCCGCCGGACAGGACCCCGTGCTCGTCGTGCCCACCCTGGAGGCACCGGACGCCGAGAAGGCGGCGGGCGCGCCCGCGCTGACCCTGCGCGACTGGACCGACGGCAAGGACCCGTACGCGACGACGGCCCCGCTCCTCGACGCCTCGGGCCGCTTCGGCGTCAGCGACAACGCCTGGGCGCTGCATCTGCTGGGCCTCCAGAAGGCGCTGCCCGGCACCTCGTACGTCTCCCTCACCGAGGGCCTGCCGATGCTCCGGGCCGTCAAGGACGCGGCGGAACTGGAGCGGCTGGCGGCGGCGGGAGCGGCCGCGGACGCGACGTACGAGGAGATCCTCAAGGTCTCCTTCGCCGGCCGCCGCGAGTCGGAGGTCGCCGGTGATCTCGCCGATCTGCTGCGGCGGTTCGGGCACTCACAGGTGGACTTCACGGTCGTCGGGTCGGGACCGAACGGCGCCAACCCGCACCACGAGGCGGGCGAACGCGTCATCGAGAACGGCGACATGGTCGTCCTCGACTTCGGAGGACTCAAGCACGGCTACGGCTCCGACACCTCCCGCACCGTGCACGTCGGCGAACCGAGCGCCGAGGAGCGACGAGTCCACGACGTCGTCCGAGAGGCCCAGGAGGCGGCGTTCCGGGCCGTACGGCCGGGCATCGCCTGCCAGGACGTCGACCGGGTCGCCCGCGCGCACATCACCGAGGCCGGGTACGGCGACCGCTTCATCCATCGCACCGGGCACGGCATCGGCGTCACCACCCACGAACCGCCCTACATGATCGAGGGCGAGGAACAGCCGCTCGTGCCCGGGATGTGCTTCTCCGTAGAGCCCGGAATCTATCTGCCGGGCCGTTTCGGAGTACGCATAGAGGACATCGTGACGGTCACCGAGGACGGTGGACACCGCCTCAACAACACCTCCCGGGAGATGGCCGTCGTGCACTGA
- a CDS encoding ABC transporter ATP-binding protein: protein MLRLDSLGQRYGDHPVLHDITLTVPDGQLLCVVGPSGCGKSTLLRTIAGLQPAREGTVSVDGEPVTGVPDRLAVVFQDYGRSLFPWLSVRENVALPLRRRGLGRAERRDEAERMLERVGLPGAGRRHPWQLSGGMQQRVAIARALVCRPSLLLMDEPFGSLDAQTREDLEDLLLEVHQTEGPTIVFVTHDIDESVYVGDRVVVLSSGPGSRIVLDLPVTLPGKRDQIATRGLPEFVALRAEVGRAVRG, encoded by the coding sequence ATGCTCCGTCTCGACTCGCTCGGCCAGCGGTACGGCGATCATCCCGTCCTGCACGACATCACACTCACCGTCCCTGACGGCCAACTCCTGTGCGTCGTCGGGCCGTCCGGGTGCGGCAAGTCGACGCTGCTCCGCACGATCGCGGGGTTGCAGCCCGCGCGGGAGGGAACCGTCAGCGTCGACGGGGAGCCCGTCACCGGTGTGCCCGACCGGCTCGCCGTCGTCTTCCAGGACTACGGTCGGTCGCTCTTCCCCTGGCTGTCCGTCCGGGAGAACGTCGCCCTTCCCCTGCGACGGCGGGGCCTCGGACGGGCCGAGCGGCGGGACGAGGCCGAGCGGATGCTGGAACGGGTGGGGCTCCCCGGGGCGGGTCGCCGCCACCCTTGGCAGCTCTCCGGCGGTATGCAACAACGCGTCGCGATCGCCCGCGCCCTGGTCTGCCGCCCCTCCCTCCTCCTCATGGACGAGCCCTTCGGCTCCCTCGACGCCCAGACCCGCGAGGACCTCGAGGACCTCCTCCTCGAAGTCCACCAGACCGAGGGGCCGACGATCGTGTTCGTCACGCACGACATCGACGAGAGCGTGTACGTGGGAGACCGCGTCGTCGTCCTGTCCTCCGGCCCCGGTTCCCGGATCGTCCTCGACCTCCCGGTCACCCTGCCCGGCAAGCGCGACCAGATCGCGACGAGGGGCTTGCCGGAGTTCGTGGCGTTGCGGGCGGAGGTGGGGAGGGCGGTACGGGGGTGA
- the treZ gene encoding malto-oligosyltrehalose trehalohydrolase, protein MQFEVWAPQADRMTLHCADTTRALEPDPERVGWWTGEAEAQDGTRYGFAVDDGPVLPDPRSRRQPDGPDGLSAVVEHERYAWRTEWAGRGLPGAVLYELHVGTYTREGTLDAAAERLGHLVELGVTHVELMPLCPFPGRHGWGYEGVSLWAVHEPYGSPEALKRFVDRAHELGLGVVLDVVHNHLGPSGNYLPAFGPYFTQTHHTPWGAAVNLDAPGSDEVRAFLLGSALAWLRDYRFDGLRLDAVHALRDTRACHFLEELSAAVDTFAEEQGRPLFLIAESDLADPRIITPRKENGLGLHAQWNDDFHHALHTALTGETQGYYADFGRSPLASVAKTLTTGFFHDGTYSSFRGRRHGRPLDLTKVSAHRLLGYTQTHDQIGNRAQGDRLSASLSPGLLACAAALTLTGPFTPMLFMGEEWAAGTPWQFFTDHTDPELAEAVRRGRRREFAAHGWAEEDVPDPQDPATRDRSCLDWSEPENGLHARVLDWYRELIALRHTQPDLSDPDLADVKVAFDEHTRWLAFRRGDVRVAVNLGKDPAAIPLGTRPARVLAAWEPVEVPGADGVLSLPGESCVVLLQG, encoded by the coding sequence GTGCAGTTCGAGGTGTGGGCACCACAGGCCGACCGCATGACGCTCCACTGCGCGGACACCACGCGCGCGCTGGAGCCCGATCCGGAGCGCGTGGGGTGGTGGACGGGAGAGGCCGAGGCGCAGGACGGGACGCGGTACGGGTTCGCGGTCGACGACGGCCCCGTACTGCCCGATCCGCGCTCGCGCAGGCAGCCGGACGGGCCCGACGGGCTGAGCGCGGTCGTCGAGCACGAGCGGTACGCGTGGCGTACGGAGTGGGCGGGGCGCGGGCTGCCGGGCGCCGTGCTGTACGAGCTGCACGTGGGCACGTACACGCGCGAGGGAACCCTGGACGCGGCGGCCGAGCGGCTCGGGCATCTGGTGGAACTGGGCGTGACGCACGTCGAGTTGATGCCGCTGTGCCCGTTCCCGGGGCGGCACGGCTGGGGGTACGAGGGGGTGTCGCTGTGGGCCGTGCACGAGCCGTACGGCAGCCCCGAGGCGCTGAAGCGCTTTGTCGACCGGGCGCACGAGCTCGGGCTCGGTGTCGTCCTGGACGTCGTGCACAACCACCTGGGGCCGTCCGGCAACTATCTGCCCGCCTTCGGGCCGTACTTCACTCAGACGCACCACACGCCCTGGGGCGCCGCCGTGAACCTGGACGCGCCCGGCTCGGACGAGGTGCGTGCGTTCCTGCTCGGCAGCGCTCTGGCGTGGCTGCGCGACTACCGGTTCGACGGGCTGCGGCTGGACGCCGTGCACGCGCTGCGCGACACGCGCGCGTGCCACTTCCTGGAGGAACTGTCGGCCGCCGTGGACACGTTCGCCGAGGAGCAGGGCCGGCCGCTGTTCCTCATCGCCGAGTCGGACCTGGCGGACCCGCGGATCATCACACCCCGCAAGGAGAACGGGCTCGGGCTGCACGCGCAGTGGAACGACGACTTCCACCACGCGCTCCACACCGCGCTGACCGGTGAGACACAGGGCTACTACGCGGACTTCGGCCGGTCCCCGCTCGCCTCGGTCGCGAAGACGCTGACCACGGGCTTCTTCCACGACGGTACGTACTCGAGCTTCCGCGGTCGCCGGCACGGCCGCCCGCTGGACCTCACGAAGGTCTCCGCGCACCGCCTCCTGGGGTACACGCAGACCCACGACCAGATCGGCAACCGCGCCCAGGGCGACCGGCTCTCGGCCTCCCTCTCCCCCGGCCTGCTGGCCTGCGCGGCCGCGCTGACGCTGACCGGGCCGTTCACGCCGATGCTGTTCATGGGCGAGGAGTGGGCGGCGGGCACGCCCTGGCAGTTCTTCACGGACCACACGGATCCCGAGCTGGCGGAGGCCGTACGCCGGGGCAGGCGACGGGAGTTCGCTGCGCACGGGTGGGCGGAGGAGGATGTCCCGGACCCGCAGGACCCCGCCACCCGTGACCGCTCCTGCCTGGACTGGTCCGAACCGGAGAACGGGCTCCACGCGCGCGTGCTCGACTGGTATCGCGAGCTCATCGCCCTGCGGCACACCCAGCCGGACCTCTCCGACCCCGACCTGGCGGACGTCAAGGTCGCATTCGACGAGCACACCCGCTGGCTCGCCTTCCGCCGCGGTGACGTCCGGGTGGCCGTGAACCTCGGCAAGGACCCCGCGGCGATCCCCCTCGGCACCCGGCCTGCCCGCGTACTGGCGGCGTGGGAGCCGGTGGAGGTTCCGGGGGCGGACGGAGTGCTCAGCCTGCCGGGCGAGTCGTGTGTGGTGCTTCTGCAGGGGTGA
- a CDS encoding aminoglycoside phosphotransferase family protein → MTQAATPTADTVRRLVRSLLPDGDGPEIRPVAEGGEHSTWFVGARHVLRLAPDREASLRQRRELRLRDLVRPHIGVSVPVSIAHGEWASGLTYTLDTLIPGGSGERQDVSAVGEADLAGLLTGLREVPVRQAEAFGVPRAAPRSLEVLRTAAERAAEQLAAADEFDPARLQQLTAPAAGQLAAQPGAAFLVHHDLKGEHLVVSADGRVRGVLDWTDAVVGDPAEDIAGLALAVGAPAAVRAATLAGYGARPCLRGLWLARCDTLTRLADRLRNHDKGPVPLLRSQLRRSWEAILLERVTELRDETDETL, encoded by the coding sequence ATGACCCAGGCAGCGACACCCACCGCGGACACCGTGCGACGCCTCGTCCGCTCCCTCCTCCCAGATGGCGACGGGCCCGAGATCCGGCCCGTCGCCGAGGGCGGCGAGCACTCCACCTGGTTCGTGGGCGCACGCCATGTGCTGCGGCTCGCCCCGGACCGCGAGGCCTCCCTGCGCCAGCGGCGCGAACTGCGGCTGCGCGACCTGGTGCGCCCCCACATCGGCGTCTCCGTGCCGGTGAGCATCGCGCACGGCGAGTGGGCGAGCGGTCTGACGTACACGCTCGACACGCTGATCCCGGGCGGCTCAGGCGAGCGGCAGGACGTCTCCGCCGTGGGCGAGGCCGACCTGGCGGGACTGCTCACGGGACTGCGCGAGGTGCCGGTGCGCCAGGCCGAGGCGTTCGGTGTGCCCCGGGCCGCGCCCCGGTCCCTCGAAGTGCTCCGGACCGCCGCCGAGCGGGCCGCCGAACAGCTCGCCGCGGCCGACGAGTTCGACCCCGCCCGGCTCCAGCAGCTGACCGCGCCCGCGGCCGGCCAGCTCGCCGCGCAGCCCGGTGCCGCCTTCCTCGTCCACCACGACCTCAAGGGCGAGCACCTCGTGGTCAGCGCCGACGGCCGCGTACGCGGCGTCCTCGACTGGACCGACGCGGTGGTCGGCGACCCGGCCGAGGACATCGCCGGCCTCGCCCTCGCCGTCGGCGCCCCCGCCGCCGTCCGCGCGGCCACCCTCGCCGGTTACGGCGCCCGCCCCTGTCTGCGCGGCCTGTGGCTCGCCCGCTGCGACACCCTCACCCGCCTCGCCGACCGCCTCCGGAACCACGACAAGGGCCCCGTGCCGCTCCTCCGCTCCCAACTGCGGCGCTCCTGGGAGGCGATCCTGCTGGAACGGGTCACGGAACTGCGGGACGAGACGGACGAGACGCTGTAG
- a CDS encoding S1C family serine protease produces MEQTALRPKPMPGREPGGGRPAPGTVRRPHAARRRGRRLMTLLFSLFVGAVLVLSGIGLGTVGATVIGMSKLADLRREAGEQGGAQGASGPAQGSVEGPAQGSTQGPGGSKSAPGAGSSASPKNPSRDPRNDSPEGRPTLGVEVVDSSKGPGALLVGVHVPGPGYTAGLVRGDVLLVFGRTRVDSAADLARAVAAARPGTAVTLTLRHASGGYQQLSVTPGVVT; encoded by the coding sequence ATGGAACAGACCGCATTGCGTCCCAAACCGATGCCGGGCCGGGAGCCGGGCGGCGGCCGCCCGGCTCCCGGCACGGTCCGCCGCCCGCACGCCGCACGCCGGCGCGGGCGACGGCTCATGACCTTGTTGTTCAGCCTGTTCGTCGGGGCGGTCCTCGTGCTGTCGGGGATCGGCCTCGGCACCGTGGGCGCCACGGTGATCGGGATGAGCAAGCTGGCCGACCTGCGGAGGGAGGCGGGCGAACAGGGTGGTGCGCAGGGAGCATCCGGCCCGGCGCAAGGGTCGGTGGAGGGCCCGGCACAGGGATCGACGCAGGGGCCGGGCGGCTCTAAATCGGCCCCAGGCGCCGGGAGTTCCGCCTCGCCGAAGAATCCGTCCCGGGATCCGCGGAACGACTCGCCCGAGGGGCGCCCCACCCTCGGCGTGGAGGTCGTCGACTCCTCCAAGGGCCCGGGCGCGCTCCTCGTCGGCGTGCACGTCCCCGGACCCGGCTACACCGCGGGTCTCGTACGGGGTGACGTCCTGCTCGTCTTCGGCAGGACCCGTGTCGACTCGGCCGCCGACCTCGCGCGGGCCGTCGCCGCCGCGCGCCCCGGCACCGCGGTCACGCTCACGCTGCGGCACGCGAGCGGCGGCTACCAGCAGCTGTCGGTGACACCCGGCGTAGTCACCTGA